Proteins encoded within one genomic window of Solibaculum mannosilyticum:
- a CDS encoding DegV family protein has protein sequence MQKVAIVTDSACDITEELQRQWDINILNFAITVDGNCYTERVDFTPQQYYDILRTASGIPSTAHITMFQFLELYGSYDEQGYTDVILVTINATGSATNDAAQLALRQFKAENPESTLNVHIIDSRTYSFGYGGPVCRAAEMIAEGRPVEQVITYLKDTFSRVEILLTAYTLKYIKQSGRVSAAAAFAGDLLGLRPIISLIDGESVVRSKVRGDKQVLPALVRYAKDHKDGQTPYSIGTTNWENGERLAALCEQEMGYPPERVFYLGCAITTNTGPDAIAIVYQGPSRG, from the coding sequence ATGCAGAAGGTCGCCATCGTTACCGATTCGGCATGTGATATCACCGAAGAACTGCAACGACAATGGGACATCAATATATTGAATTTTGCCATCACTGTGGATGGGAATTGTTACACCGAACGGGTGGATTTTACACCTCAGCAGTACTATGATATTTTGCGGACTGCCAGTGGAATCCCCAGCACGGCTCATATCACAATGTTCCAGTTCCTGGAGCTCTATGGAAGCTATGATGAACAGGGATACACAGATGTTATTTTGGTCACCATCAATGCCACCGGTTCTGCCACCAATGATGCGGCACAGCTGGCATTGCGTCAATTCAAAGCCGAGAATCCGGAGAGCACGCTAAATGTCCACATTATCGATAGCCGTACTTATTCGTTTGGCTACGGCGGACCAGTGTGCCGGGCGGCTGAGATGATTGCAGAAGGCCGGCCGGTAGAACAAGTTATCACTTATTTAAAAGATACCTTCAGCCGGGTGGAGATCCTTCTGACAGCTTATACGCTTAAGTATATCAAGCAATCAGGGCGTGTATCGGCTGCTGCTGCTTTTGCCGGCGATCTGCTGGGCCTTCGTCCAATCATCAGTTTGATCGATGGGGAATCGGTGGTTCGTTCCAAGGTAAGAGGGGATAAGCAGGTGCTTCCCGCCCTGGTCCGTTATGCCAAGGATCACAAAGATGGTCAGACGCCTTATAGCATCGGCACTACCAATTGGGAAAACGGTGAACGATTGGCTGCCCTTTGCGAACAGGAGATGGGCTATCCGCCCGAACGTGTTTTTTATCTGGGATGCGCCATCACTACCAATACAGGACCGGACGCGATTGCCATTGTCTACCAAGGGCCGTCCAGAGGCTAA
- a CDS encoding ABC transporter substrate-binding protein, with amino-acid sequence MNQTRKKIAPLLAVTLVLTMIFAGCGKSEEGSSSKTVVSSENPSQTARVATWKMPQTIQPNYYSQYLDGSREIKVSNFMSSSDQLQALLNDDVDACGMSLTAAIEAVADEKPVVIVCGMYEKGAALVVGADSDIQEVADLKGKRIACQKDSTQYVQLLNLLKENELDAENDVTIQEASPENMETLLQNGEIDAYCGIEPYVSQAVSDGTVRILDTPYFDDDIGLTDTVLVTTRENTERKNLMIKDLVKGQKMATETFQNDPDLWVSESAQQTGIDEDIIKASLDNLELDWEIDEDFVEQVEALCEKMTELGVIAEAPNDVWEFVDLSFVEYVNQ; translated from the coding sequence TTGAATCAGACAAGGAAGAAGATAGCGCCTCTTTTGGCCGTGACGTTAGTCCTGACCATGATTTTTGCCGGCTGTGGAAAGTCGGAAGAAGGGAGTTCTTCCAAGACGGTGGTGTCTTCGGAAAATCCCAGTCAGACTGCCCGGGTTGCTACTTGGAAAATGCCTCAGACCATCCAGCCCAATTACTACAGTCAATATCTGGACGGCAGCCGGGAGATCAAGGTTTCCAATTTTATGAGTTCCAGCGATCAGTTACAGGCGCTTTTGAACGATGATGTGGATGCCTGTGGGATGTCGCTGACAGCCGCCATTGAGGCAGTGGCCGATGAAAAACCGGTGGTTATTGTATGCGGCATGTACGAAAAGGGAGCAGCGCTGGTGGTAGGAGCTGATTCCGATATCCAAGAAGTAGCCGATTTAAAGGGGAAACGCATCGCTTGCCAGAAGGACAGCACTCAATATGTCCAGCTGCTTAATCTGCTCAAGGAAAATGAACTGGACGCTGAAAACGACGTTACAATCCAGGAAGCCAGTCCGGAAAATATGGAAACCCTGCTTCAAAACGGGGAAATTGATGCCTACTGTGGAATAGAACCTTATGTCTCCCAGGCGGTGTCCGACGGAACGGTAAGAATTCTGGATACTCCCTATTTTGATGATGATATTGGTCTGACCGATACCGTTTTGGTGACCACCAGAGAAAATACTGAAAGAAAAAATTTAATGATCAAGGATTTGGTCAAGGGACAAAAAATGGCGACAGAGACCTTCCAAAACGATCCGGATTTATGGGTTTCCGAATCAGCTCAGCAGACCGGGATAGATGAGGATATCATCAAAGCCTCGCTGGATAATTTGGAGCTGGACTGGGAAATCGACGAGGACTTTGTCGAGCAGGTGGAGGCTTTGTGCGAAAAAATGACGGAGTTAGGCGTCATTGCAGAGGCTCCAAATGATGTATGGGAATTTGTGGATTTGAGCTTTGTGGAGTACGTTAATCAATAA